The Oceanispirochaeta sp. genome includes the window ACGGAAGGAAGAGTTTCTCAATGATGAGGCTCTGCTGAGTTGATCTCATCAGAATAATTTTAAACAGAACTGCATAATTACATTACTATCAGGAGACTAAAGTATGAAAAAAGTTGTCATTGCCAATGATCATGGTGCCGTAGAAATGAAGAATGAGATCGTTGTCTTCCTCAAACAGAAGGGATATGAAGTCAATGATATGGGACTGGCCGAGGGTGAAGCGGCGGATTATCCGGATATGGCAGAACTGGCCTGCCGTGAATACCTGAAGGGAGACTATGAATTCGGAGTCGTTCTCTGCGGTACAGGTATTGGAATATCCATCTCTGCCAATAAGATCAAGGGCATCCGATGCGCCCTGGTACAAAACTGCTTTGCCGCGGATATGACAAAGAAACATAACAACGCCAATATGATTGCCTTCGGGGGAAGGATTGATTACCCCGAAAAAGTCACGGATATGCTGAATGCCTATATGACAGCCGAGTTTGAAGGCGGTAGACACGAAAAACGGGTCAACAAGATCATGGCTCTGGAAAATTAAAAAAATAAAGGGGCTGAAACTCAGCCCCTAACCCCTCCCCTCAAAGGTAGAGAAAAATCAGGAAATCGCGGTTTCCAGTGCCAGTTCCATCATCTGAGTAAAGGTCTTTTCACGTTCTTGCGAACTCGTGGCTTCATGGGTGATCAGAGAGTCACTGACGGTTAGAATGGTCAGGGCCTCTATTCCTTTCTTGGCGGCCAGAGTGTAGAGAGCCGCCGCTTCCATTTCGACAGCCAGAACATTGTGGTTAGACCAGATTTTCCACTCTTCAGGATCATCATTATAGAAAATGTCTGTGGACAGAATATTACCCGCATGAAAGTCCAGTTTCATTGCCTCCGCAGCCTTCACGGCCTTTGAGAACAAGGAGTAGCTGGCGGTGGGAGCAAAGGTCATTCCCCGGAATGTGATGTCATTGAGGTTGCTGTTGGTAGACGCACTCATTCCAAGGATTATATCCCGGATTTTCACTTCTTCACGAAGGGAACCGCAGGATCCTATCCTCATAATTCGTTTGACTCCGTACTCATTGATCAATTCATTCACATAGATGCCGATGGAGGGGATGCCCATACCACTGCCCTGAATAGACACTTTTTTCCCCTTGTAACGACCGGTATATCCATACATTCCACGGACTT containing:
- the deoD gene encoding purine-nucleoside phosphorylase; the encoded protein is MSIHIGAKKGEIADTVLMPGDPLRAKYIAETFLKDAVCYTEVRGMYGYTGRYKGKKVSIQGSGMGIPSIGIYVNELINEYGVKRIMRIGSCGSLREEVKIRDIILGMSASTNSNLNDITFRGMTFAPTASYSLFSKAVKAAEAMKLDFHAGNILSTDIFYNDDPEEWKIWSNHNVLAVEMEAAALYTLAAKKGIEALTILTVSDSLITHEATSSQEREKTFTQMMELALETAIS
- the rpiB gene encoding ribose 5-phosphate isomerase B, encoding MKKVVIANDHGAVEMKNEIVVFLKQKGYEVNDMGLAEGEAADYPDMAELACREYLKGDYEFGVVLCGTGIGISISANKIKGIRCALVQNCFAADMTKKHNNANMIAFGGRIDYPEKVTDMLNAYMTAEFEGGRHEKRVNKIMALEN